One genomic window of Salvelinus alpinus chromosome 17, SLU_Salpinus.1, whole genome shotgun sequence includes the following:
- the LOC139543226 gene encoding gamma-crystallin M2-like — MSNTRMNMGKIVFYEDKNFQGRSYECSSDCTDMTSYLSRCQSCRVENGCFMVYDRNNYMGNQYFIRRGDYPDYMRNFGMSDCIKSCHMIPMHRGNYRMRIYERENFGGQMHEMMDDCDSIMDRYRMSDCQSCNVMDGHWLMYEQNHFRGRMMYMRPGECKNFSSGMGMGGMRGMRFMSMRRIMDSWY; from the exons ATGTCCAACACCAGAATGAACATGGGCAAG ATTGTCTTCTACGAGGACAAGAACTTCCAGGGTCGTTCCTATGAGTGCAGCAGCGACTGCACTGACATGACCTCCTACCTGAGCAGGTGCCAATCCTGCAGGGTTGAGAATGGCTGCTTCATGGTCTACGACCGCAACAACTACATGGGAAACCAGTACTTCATAAGGAGGGGCGACTACCCCGACTACATGCGCAACTTTGGAATGAGTGATTGCATCAAGTCCTGTCACATGATCCCCATG CACAGAGGAAACTACAGGATGAGAATCTACGAGAGAGAGAACTTTGGAGGTCAGATGCACGAGATGATGGACGACTGTGACTCCATCATGGATCGCTACCGCATGTCCGACTGCCAGTCCTGCAACGTGATGGACGGCCACTGGCTGATGTACGAGCAGAACCACTTCAGAGGCAGGATGATGTACATGAGGCCTGGAGAGTGCAAGAACTTCAGCAGCGGCATGGGAATGGGAGGCATGAGAGGTATGAGGTTCATGAGCATGAGGCGTATCATGGACTCCTGGTACTAA